From a region of the Paenibacillus segetis genome:
- a CDS encoding ABC transporter permease produces the protein MSTYLSKRLIYMLVILFAASLLIFCLYALTPGDFISGNIKLTPERKAELREIYGLNKPVLERYGQWMSNAFHGDFGYSLAQQKPVLQLFNEYIWNSFLLAAVSTFLTWVIAVIVGVVSAYKQYSWFDTLVMVAIFAAMSIPSFFIGLFLIKILAVDLKWLPPGGMLTTGSNATGMAYLKEVIHHMTLPVVVMTLLGVGSLTRYFRSNMIDVIKQDYIRTARAKGLKESKVLFTHALRNALLPAITLVGFELPALFGGSLIIEKIFNWPGIGQLYMQSFGLRDYPLLMGFTMFIAILTVIGTLLSDILYHVADPRVRLQ, from the coding sequence ATGAGCACTTATTTATCTAAGAGATTGATTTATATGTTGGTTATATTGTTCGCGGCTTCTTTACTCATATTTTGTTTATATGCATTGACACCAGGGGATTTCATCAGTGGAAATATTAAGTTAACACCTGAACGAAAAGCCGAGCTTAGGGAAATCTACGGATTAAATAAGCCTGTGCTAGAGCGATATGGGCAATGGATGTCCAATGCCTTCCATGGGGATTTCGGTTATTCTCTTGCACAGCAGAAACCAGTCCTTCAGCTATTTAACGAATACATTTGGAATTCATTTCTGCTTGCAGCCGTATCTACGTTTCTAACTTGGGTCATTGCCGTTATTGTTGGGGTTGTTTCTGCGTATAAGCAATATTCTTGGTTTGATACGTTGGTGATGGTAGCTATCTTTGCAGCGATGTCGATTCCATCGTTCTTTATTGGTCTGTTCCTGATTAAAATACTGGCTGTTGATTTAAAATGGTTGCCTCCAGGCGGCATGCTTACTACTGGGAGTAACGCCACAGGTATGGCATATCTAAAGGAAGTCATTCATCATATGACACTTCCTGTTGTAGTCATGACATTGCTCGGCGTGGGTTCATTGACACGTTACTTCCGAAGCAACATGATTGATGTCATTAAGCAGGATTATATACGTACTGCTCGGGCGAAAGGGCTTAAAGAGAGCAAGGTATTATTCACGCATGCGCTACGTAATGCGCTTTTACCCGCAATTACTTTGGTAGGCTTCGAGCTTCCCGCATTGTTTGGGGGATCTTTAATTATTGAGAAAATATTTAACTGGCCCGGTATTGGACAGCTATATATGCAATCTTTTGGATTACGAGATTATCCTTTGCTGATGGGCTTTACGATGTTTATTGCTATTCTGACCGTTATTGGAACGTTATTATCGGACATTTTGTACCATGTTGCCGATCCGCGTGTCCGATTGCAGTAA
- the opp4C gene encoding oligopeptide ABC transporter permease, with the protein MITSNSNKILNSHTTKASPVRSSLFRQSIRKLLKNKLAVSGFVVVIVMFLACFIGPLFSPYADNKINMALMNKAPNLQHWLGTDGLGRDVLTRVLQAGRISLTVGLASMILSVFIGSLLGAIAGYYRGIVDQIIMRIADLLLTIPSLPLLFIFGALLSEWKIPTDYRMYIVMLMLSFVGWPGLARMVRGQMLSLREREFMQAAVVLGLRDRRKLFNHLLPNIVPLLIVIATLNIGGAILSESVLSFFGLGVMPPTPTWGNMIDAANNLIDFQDHPWLWIPPGFSIFATVIAINIFGDGLRDVLDPKQKR; encoded by the coding sequence ATGATAACAAGTAATAGCAATAAAATATTGAACTCGCACACAACCAAAGCTTCACCTGTGAGGTCTTCATTATTCAGACAATCCATCCGCAAGCTACTCAAGAATAAACTGGCTGTATCGGGTTTTGTTGTCGTCATCGTGATGTTCTTGGCTTGTTTCATTGGTCCATTATTCTCACCATACGCTGATAACAAGATTAATATGGCATTAATGAATAAAGCTCCGAACTTACAACATTGGTTGGGGACGGATGGCCTAGGACGCGATGTATTGACCCGTGTGTTACAGGCTGGACGGATATCACTCACTGTAGGTCTAGCATCGATGATCCTATCGGTATTTATCGGTTCTCTACTGGGTGCTATAGCTGGATATTACCGGGGGATTGTGGATCAAATTATTATGCGTATCGCGGATTTGTTGCTAACGATTCCGAGTCTCCCTTTACTATTTATATTTGGGGCACTGTTATCCGAATGGAAGATTCCAACGGATTATCGCATGTATATCGTGATGTTGATGTTAAGTTTCGTTGGATGGCCTGGTTTGGCGCGGATGGTGAGAGGGCAAATGCTTAGTCTTCGTGAACGTGAATTTATGCAAGCGGCCGTAGTGCTGGGTTTGCGTGACCGCCGGAAGCTGTTCAATCATTTGTTACCGAATATCGTACCGCTGTTAATCGTTATTGCAACCCTAAACATCGGGGGGGCAATCCTTAGCGAATCTGTCCTGAGCTTCTTTGGTCTAGGTGTTATGCCACCTACACCAACCTGGGGAAATATGATCGATGCTGCAAATAATTTGATCGATTTTCAAGATCATCCTTGGTTATGGATTCCACCAGGGTTCTCAATATTCGCTACGGTTATCGCTATTAACATATTCGGGGACGGGCTTAGAGACGTACTCGATCCTAAACAGAAGAGGTAG
- a CDS encoding ABC transporter ATP-binding protein — MDNLIKVDHLSTYFYSDEGAVKAVDDVNFRVKAGEIVCIVGESGCGKSVTAMSIMGLVEEPGGKVVSGKIEFDGEDLLQLDKNTLRSIRGNEIAMIFQEPMSSLNPVMKIGEQIMEPLLIHLKMSKKEARTRAIELIKQVGISRPEEIADSYPHELSGGMLQRIMIAISISCKPKLLIADEPTTALDVTIQAQILDLLREFKETSNMSIMLITHDLGVVAEMADYVIVMYSGKIVEEGEVVELFERPKHPYTRGLLKSKPIINQRQEELYSIPGQVPNPLELQESCYFHDRCEHCMAICQTKQPQLQEVGNQQKVACWLYEEAVTHA, encoded by the coding sequence ATGGACAATTTAATTAAAGTAGATCACCTCAGCACCTACTTTTATTCCGACGAAGGTGCAGTTAAAGCGGTTGATGATGTTAACTTCCGAGTGAAGGCAGGAGAGATCGTTTGTATTGTAGGCGAGTCGGGTTGTGGTAAAAGCGTTACCGCAATGTCGATTATGGGACTTGTAGAGGAACCGGGGGGCAAGGTGGTTTCTGGAAAGATAGAATTTGATGGAGAAGATCTACTTCAACTCGATAAAAATACTTTGCGAAGTATCCGGGGAAACGAGATTGCGATGATTTTTCAAGAGCCGATGTCCTCGCTAAACCCAGTCATGAAGATTGGTGAGCAGATCATGGAACCACTTCTTATCCATTTGAAGATGAGTAAGAAGGAGGCGCGTACCCGGGCGATTGAATTAATTAAGCAAGTGGGAATTTCTCGTCCAGAGGAAATTGCTGACTCTTATCCGCATGAACTCAGCGGGGGGATGTTACAACGGATTATGATCGCCATCTCCATCTCATGTAAACCTAAATTATTGATCGCAGATGAACCAACCACAGCTCTGGATGTGACAATCCAAGCTCAGATTCTCGATTTACTGCGTGAATTTAAAGAAACATCAAATATGTCTATTATGCTCATTACACATGATCTTGGTGTCGTTGCAGAAATGGCTGATTATGTGATTGTAATGTACTCCGGAAAAATTGTAGAAGAAGGAGAGGTTGTGGAGTTATTCGAACGACCTAAGCATCCCTATACTAGAGGACTATTGAAATCAAAACCAATCATTAATCAAAGACAAGAGGAATTATATTCTATCCCTGGTCAAGTGCCGAACCCACTAGAGTTACAGGAATCTTGTTATTTCCATGATCGCTGTGAGCATTGTATGGCCATTTGCCAGACCAAACAACCGCAGTTACAAGAAGTAGGTAATCAACAAAAAGTCGCTTGCTGGCTTTATGAGGAGGCAGTTACTCATGCCTGA